A genomic stretch from Photobacterium atrarenae includes:
- a CDS encoding phage tail protein I: MTHKSLLPPNASKHERDVEAVISPPLSIPNRDIWNPDKCPEHLLPHLAWALSVENWNSAWPVERKRQVIKDSIYIHRKKGTRDAVERVVSAIRGDGTKVTEWFEDKENLAPGDFRVDFVSTGTPIDGAELGKLVPAINSAKNVRSTLVGMTITSRVEAPEKHIAMSRQAIAMKAGPWIISSMVSSSNNGMACISRQAIQVRSGPLPLVLE; this comes from the coding sequence ATGACGCATAAAAGCCTGCTGCCCCCTAATGCCAGCAAACATGAACGAGACGTCGAGGCGGTGATTTCACCGCCTCTTTCGATCCCCAACCGTGATATCTGGAACCCGGACAAATGTCCTGAACACCTGTTGCCGCATTTGGCCTGGGCGCTGTCGGTGGAAAACTGGAACTCAGCCTGGCCGGTTGAGCGGAAGCGCCAGGTCATCAAAGACAGCATCTACATCCACCGTAAGAAAGGGACCCGGGATGCCGTCGAGCGGGTGGTCAGTGCGATCCGCGGCGACGGCACCAAGGTCACCGAATGGTTCGAAGACAAAGAGAACCTGGCCCCCGGTGATTTTCGGGTGGACTTTGTTTCCACCGGAACCCCTATTGACGGCGCCGAGCTGGGCAAGCTCGTCCCGGCCATCAACTCTGCGAAGAACGTTCGCAGCACACTGGTCGGTATGACCATTACCAGTCGGGTGGAGGCCCCTGAAAAGCATATCGCGATGAGTCGACAGGCCATTGCAATGAAAGCCGGGCCATGGATTATCAGCTCGATGGTCAGTTCTTCAAATAACGGTATGGCTTGCATCTCCCGTCAGGCTATCCAGGTTCGCTCTGGGCCATTGCCTTTAGTGTTGGAGTAA
- a CDS encoding baseplate assembly protein, with product MVTVNVDMSQLPKPAVIEQLDYEQILQAWIQRYQAIDPDYQEVNESDPVYKILEVAAFREMVLRQRVNDGAHATMLAYASGTDLDVRGADFDVQRLVIDEGDPDAMPPRPRVMESDDAFRYRIQLSNRAKNTAGSADDYEFWALSADGRVKSIATDSPQGTLSVIVSVLSHEGCGEASPDLLSLVEAVLTPKGTRPLSDEVIVQSATINEFVVEAELELFPGPDEAEVLNAARQQLDKWLADSHRQGMDLTLDGFYAALRVPGVYKVHLAAPADDIINDQFSAGYASSITLTARVTT from the coding sequence ATGGTCACAGTCAATGTCGATATGAGCCAACTGCCTAAACCTGCAGTGATCGAGCAGTTGGATTACGAACAAATTCTGCAGGCGTGGATCCAGCGCTACCAGGCAATCGACCCGGACTACCAGGAAGTCAACGAATCTGACCCGGTCTACAAAATTCTTGAAGTCGCAGCTTTCCGGGAAATGGTGCTGCGTCAGCGCGTCAATGATGGCGCCCACGCCACCATGCTGGCATATGCGAGCGGAACTGACTTAGATGTCCGCGGTGCGGATTTTGATGTGCAGCGCCTGGTGATTGACGAAGGGGATCCGGATGCAATGCCGCCGCGGCCCCGGGTCATGGAATCCGACGATGCATTTCGCTATCGGATCCAGCTCTCAAACCGGGCCAAGAATACTGCCGGTAGCGCCGATGATTATGAGTTCTGGGCGCTGTCAGCCGATGGCCGGGTGAAAAGCATTGCCACGGACTCGCCGCAGGGCACGCTCTCGGTGATTGTCTCAGTCCTGTCGCATGAAGGCTGTGGTGAGGCGAGCCCTGATTTGCTCAGCTTGGTTGAAGCGGTGCTGACCCCGAAAGGCACCCGGCCACTCAGTGATGAAGTGATCGTGCAAAGTGCCACTATCAACGAATTTGTGGTTGAGGCTGAACTCGAGCTTTTCCCTGGTCCCGATGAAGCCGAAGTGCTCAACGCTGCCCGGCAGCAACTCGATAAGTGGCTGGCGGATTCTCACCGGCAGGGGATGGATTTAACCCTGGATGGTTTTTATGCCGCGCTGCGTGTCCCGGGGGTTTACAAGGTCCACCTTGCTGCCCCGGCGGATGACATCATCAACGATCAGTTCAGCGCCGGCTATGCATCCAGCATCACCCTGACGGCGAGGGTGACCACATGA
- a CDS encoding GPW/gp25 family protein, whose translation MRGMDASTGRALSGIDHLKQSVRDILTTPIGSRVMRRDYGSRLFELIDNPGNPETVADIVAESAQALRKWEKRIDVTRVLVTAAQPGLIVLAIEGKYRPNGQPITLEGIEVR comes from the coding sequence ATGCGCGGTATGGATGCAAGCACAGGCCGGGCACTCAGCGGCATCGACCACTTGAAGCAGTCGGTCCGTGACATTCTCACCACACCCATCGGATCACGCGTGATGCGCCGCGACTACGGCAGTCGGCTGTTTGAGCTGATTGATAACCCGGGCAACCCCGAAACGGTGGCAGACATTGTGGCGGAAAGTGCCCAGGCCCTGCGGAAGTGGGAAAAGCGGATTGATGTGACCCGGGTGCTTGTCACCGCCGCCCAGCCCGGTCTGATTGTGCTGGCGATTGAAGGGAAGTACCGGCCCAATGGCCAGCCCATTACTCTGGAAGGTATAGAGGTTCGCTGA
- a CDS encoding phage baseplate assembly protein V, with translation MSEMDYIVRDMQRRMANMIKRGRIHSVDFSMEPPRVRVQYAEKAVTGWLPWSSGRASSQHRTDWEPLAIGEQVLIISESGDLALGVVFPSFPDATSPVPSTSPDEHVSRYEDGTTFTYNRKTHTLTPDIKGHMKLNITGNMTATVEGTADIAVTKTATVTSEADIKAEAKGDVIADGKQVKLNGGKGVVTGECVCHFTGKPHGDISVKVIAGK, from the coding sequence ATGTCTGAGATGGATTATATCGTCCGGGACATGCAACGTCGGATGGCCAACATGATTAAACGCGGCCGGATCCACAGCGTGGATTTCTCGATGGAGCCACCGCGGGTCCGGGTGCAATACGCCGAGAAGGCGGTGACCGGCTGGCTGCCGTGGTCTTCGGGCCGGGCTTCGAGCCAGCACCGGACGGACTGGGAGCCGCTGGCGATCGGTGAGCAGGTGCTCATCATCTCGGAGTCTGGAGATCTGGCGCTCGGCGTGGTGTTCCCGTCGTTCCCCGATGCAACCAGCCCGGTCCCCAGTACCTCGCCGGATGAACATGTCAGCCGTTATGAAGATGGCACCACGTTCACCTATAACCGCAAAACGCATACGCTCACCCCTGATATTAAAGGCCATATGAAGCTGAACATCACCGGGAATATGACTGCCACGGTTGAAGGGACGGCCGATATCGCCGTCACCAAAACCGCAACGGTCACGTCTGAGGCAGACATCAAAGCAGAAGCCAAAGGCGATGTGATTGCCGATGGCAAGCAGGTCAAACTCAATGGTGGCAAGGGCGTGGTGACCGGGGAGTGCGTGTGTCACTTCACAGGTAAACCGCACGGGGACATCTCCGTCAAAGTAATTGCAGGAAAGTAG
- a CDS encoding phage tail protein: protein MSKEDPSRLPFLIDVEELEALRNIHHATEAQMKAAYNRAMSRTAITLRFLTNKMLRDEMGIKSLKAIRKRFQHFRLRSPSKQQKFDELKLWYGMNDISVGYLRGSIRRRGSKKSPRGATFKPRGKIPDQTYDDGFIARRYNRRSIFTRKSEKRFPLKEARVPVSDALETMIEDEIFEQLPEIFLKHFETDLKGRVKIGKNRTNWRD from the coding sequence ATGTCGAAAGAAGATCCGAGTCGTCTGCCATTTCTTATTGATGTCGAAGAGCTGGAAGCGCTGAGAAACATTCATCACGCCACGGAAGCGCAGATGAAGGCGGCTTACAACCGGGCGATGAGCCGAACGGCGATCACCCTGCGCTTTCTGACCAACAAGATGTTGCGTGACGAGATGGGGATTAAATCGCTCAAGGCGATCCGCAAGCGCTTTCAGCATTTTCGCCTCAGAAGTCCCAGCAAGCAGCAAAAGTTCGATGAGCTGAAGCTGTGGTACGGGATGAATGATATCTCCGTCGGCTATCTGAGGGGGAGCATCCGCCGGCGCGGGTCGAAAAAGTCCCCCAGGGGCGCGACCTTCAAGCCGCGTGGGAAAATTCCGGATCAGACTTATGACGACGGCTTTATTGCTCGGCGGTATAACCGGCGCTCGATATTTACCCGCAAATCCGAGAAGCGGTTCCCGTTGAAAGAAGCGCGGGTGCCGGTCTCCGATGCGTTGGAAACCATGATTGAAGACGAAATTTTTGAACAGCTGCCCGAGATATTCCTCAAGCACTTTGAAACGGATTTGAAGGGGCGGGTGAAGATCGGCAAAAACAGGACGAATTGGCGTGACTGA
- a CDS encoding head-tail joining protein, whose translation MSVNTVALQANEAIVDAFSNVDVSAEGHEPIRGIFTGPIKVAKLEGGGFVDAQRPTLIVKSSEAAHLVRRNEVTLQFENGTSQRYLVVLPEDDGLGRLKLTLGHHNVERRSESSAISY comes from the coding sequence ATGTCAGTCAATACCGTTGCCCTGCAGGCCAATGAAGCCATTGTTGATGCGTTCAGCAATGTGGATGTATCCGCAGAGGGGCATGAGCCCATTCGGGGGATATTCACTGGGCCCATCAAAGTGGCAAAGCTGGAGGGGGGCGGTTTTGTTGATGCTCAGCGGCCCACGCTGATTGTGAAATCGTCCGAGGCCGCGCATCTGGTACGGCGCAATGAGGTCACGCTGCAGTTTGAAAATGGAACCAGCCAGCGTTACCTGGTTGTGCTACCGGAAGATGATGGCTTGGGTCGTTTGAAGTTAACGTTGGGGCATCACAATGTCGAAAGAAGATCCGAGTCGTCTGCCATTTCTTATTGA
- a CDS encoding major capsid protein, with the protein MDTIFDHEAFGLVALTKGYNTSTPIESAVLDMFEVEPVESRQVMIVKAGNELQVLMPGEIGQHPNIDKHDPESAVPVSLIRYPFDSQVLPNELQRISSLRDKKLKAQELAVLVKNKMGKHRNNHRYTAAFTAYTALKGRIKNRKGVVMVDLFNVLGVQERKVDLKLGTDTTDVPKLLKGIAKDTKKIAKDHGHLTLKGVAVRVGQDMVERILGHASVKTFYGEEAHSKLQVKFADDPTEISVCGLKFIVDEADEVAEEGASYPMGLSGVFGMLRAPADVLSSSSASKRECHITTEPLPHDEGLEIRSRSIYLPITRDPGLLCAIHSSN; encoded by the coding sequence ATGGATACCATTTTTGATCATGAAGCCTTTGGCTTAGTTGCGCTGACCAAGGGGTATAACACCTCGACACCGATTGAGTCGGCTGTACTGGATATGTTTGAAGTCGAGCCGGTGGAAAGTCGCCAGGTGATGATTGTTAAAGCCGGAAATGAGCTGCAGGTGTTAATGCCTGGGGAAATTGGCCAGCATCCGAACATCGACAAGCACGATCCTGAATCTGCGGTACCGGTGAGCCTGATCCGTTATCCGTTCGACAGCCAGGTGCTGCCGAACGAGCTGCAGCGTATCTCGTCATTGCGTGATAAGAAGCTCAAGGCTCAGGAACTGGCGGTGCTGGTGAAAAACAAAATGGGCAAGCACCGGAACAACCACCGCTATACGGCGGCTTTCACGGCGTATACCGCGTTGAAAGGTCGGATCAAGAACCGCAAAGGTGTGGTGATGGTCGACCTGTTCAATGTGCTGGGTGTGCAGGAGCGCAAAGTTGACCTGAAGCTGGGCACCGATACAACCGACGTCCCGAAACTGCTGAAAGGCATCGCGAAAGACACGAAGAAAATCGCCAAGGACCATGGTCACCTGACGCTGAAAGGCGTGGCGGTGCGGGTTGGTCAGGATATGGTTGAACGCATTTTGGGTCATGCGAGTGTGAAGACCTTCTACGGTGAAGAAGCACACTCGAAACTGCAGGTGAAGTTTGCCGATGATCCGACGGAGATCAGCGTGTGCGGCCTGAAGTTCATCGTCGATGAAGCCGATGAAGTTGCGGAAGAAGGTGCTTCTTACCCGATGGGCCTGAGCGGTGTGTTCGGTATGCTCCGTGCGCCGGCCGATGTACTCAGCTCCAGCAGTGCATCTAAGCGTGAATGTCACATTACCACCGAGCCGCTGCCGCACGATGAAGGTCTGGAAATTCGTTCGCGCTCTATCTACCTGCCGATCACCCGTGATCCGGGTCTGCTGTGCGCTATCCATTCATCGAACTAA
- a CDS encoding S49 family peptidase, producing MRHLLQLMTNKPMLMTIDAHQTYHNALLEFYKNPQLYLAENGDAERTDTFCHMAVFGPTTHRFSGLDNNCEQVTSYRDLRAEIKALVDNDDVPRIFCEFDGPGGEASGCFDLAEFIEDVAKVKPVIGFINGGSFSANYAIASACTELYASPHSLGGSIGAIRGRLELFNDKRRMTYYTSGEAKADGAPEKPLNDAESARHQGMIDELAGDFFNLVARNRQLQPEQIQALEANIFRAEKLLELGLIDGIKTEEEIKLMMTDKTHRRIVDALNLQHEGEKAALSAQIEKLQAEAKANGEKHTELLVQVDQLAQSAGVGDITAQLVAEGEDLEGAKAKIKAEAAKRDEEISLVGSLDGDDDSYDMMKLIEEA from the coding sequence ATGAGACACCTGCTGCAGTTGATGACGAACAAACCGATGCTGATGACGATTGATGCGCATCAGACTTATCACAACGCATTGCTGGAATTTTACAAGAACCCTCAGCTGTACCTGGCTGAAAACGGTGATGCTGAGCGAACCGACACTTTCTGCCATATGGCGGTGTTTGGTCCCACGACTCACAGGTTCAGCGGACTGGATAACAACTGCGAACAGGTCACCAGTTATCGCGATCTCCGCGCTGAGATCAAGGCGCTGGTTGATAACGACGATGTGCCCCGGATCTTCTGTGAGTTCGATGGTCCGGGCGGCGAGGCCTCTGGTTGTTTCGATTTGGCCGAGTTCATTGAGGACGTCGCAAAGGTGAAGCCGGTAATTGGCTTTATCAATGGCGGCTCGTTTTCGGCCAACTACGCGATTGCGAGTGCGTGTACCGAGTTGTATGCCAGCCCGCACAGTCTGGGCGGATCGATTGGGGCAATCCGCGGCCGGCTGGAGCTGTTCAACGATAAACGCCGGATGACTTATTACACTTCGGGCGAAGCCAAAGCGGACGGGGCGCCGGAAAAACCACTGAATGACGCAGAATCCGCCAGGCATCAGGGAATGATTGATGAGCTGGCCGGAGACTTTTTTAACTTGGTCGCCCGTAATCGCCAGCTTCAGCCGGAGCAGATTCAAGCCCTGGAGGCAAATATCTTCAGGGCTGAAAAGCTGCTTGAGCTGGGGTTGATTGACGGGATTAAAACAGAAGAGGAAATCAAATTAATGATGACCGATAAAACCCATCGACGGATCGTTGATGCGCTGAATCTTCAGCATGAAGGAGAGAAGGCGGCGCTGAGCGCTCAGATTGAGAAGCTTCAGGCTGAAGCGAAAGCCAATGGCGAAAAGCATACGGAGCTGCTGGTTCAGGTTGATCAGCTGGCGCAGTCTGCGGGCGTTGGGGACATTACCGCTCAGTTGGTTGCTGAAGGTGAAGATCTGGAAGGCGCCAAAGCCAAAATCAAGGCTGAAGCCGCTAAGCGTGACGAAGAAATTTCACTTGTCGGCAGCCTGGATGGGGATGACGACAGCTATGACATGATGAAACTGATTGAGGAAGCGTAA
- a CDS encoding phage portal protein — translation MSYSAVAGSALFSDAQLHDNEKSEQALNKELKASHHLMRNNPIVRIGATRFRASCIGGGAKPVFSPELFSQEFLTSFEHWQHYCDFSGHSNFAGVQALALMTAVVEGRAFIVRRRTLDYIPLQLEVVSPLSLATNLEKAGKGSYVRGGILYAKNGKPQKYAFYKLPRDHPEFDEDSVNWLPASDVIDIRDIHHPGQSGAQPWISAGADFAKQYKDNQTVEIKSRMRRQGQQVYALRDVETAAAAKGPTGQQTEKKVVHKVGGITVLNGVKDIKTASPPEIAGNYQEHNSQVLRMVAGLFGIPYEMLTGDLTQVNYSSIRAGMINHRRFVSQFRSIDLEPNFNRIIGWFCDAYHLTSNPVLPGYFENPYTYITPIWVWPEWEEIDPLKAAKALVLELQQDITSLEKISNQRGSTLDQHLDSVKRSKDALDERGLINETPAAVDDEQTDADDD, via the coding sequence TTGAGTTATTCAGCAGTGGCCGGCTCGGCCCTGTTCTCTGATGCTCAACTACATGACAACGAAAAGAGTGAACAGGCGCTCAATAAGGAGTTGAAAGCCAGTCACCACCTGATGCGGAACAACCCGATTGTTCGCATCGGTGCCACTCGGTTTCGGGCAAGTTGCATTGGAGGAGGAGCCAAGCCCGTATTTTCGCCGGAGCTGTTCAGCCAGGAGTTCCTCACCAGCTTCGAGCACTGGCAGCACTATTGTGATTTCAGCGGTCATTCCAACTTTGCCGGGGTTCAGGCATTAGCGCTGATGACGGCAGTGGTTGAGGGGCGGGCGTTTATCGTTCGGCGCCGGACGCTGGACTATATCCCGCTTCAGTTGGAGGTTGTCAGCCCGCTGAGTTTGGCGACAAACCTCGAGAAGGCCGGGAAAGGCAGCTATGTTCGCGGTGGGATCCTTTACGCCAAGAACGGCAAGCCTCAGAAGTACGCTTTTTATAAGTTACCCCGTGACCATCCTGAATTTGATGAGGACTCAGTGAACTGGCTGCCCGCCAGTGATGTGATTGATATTCGTGATATTCATCATCCCGGCCAGTCCGGGGCTCAGCCCTGGATTTCTGCCGGGGCGGACTTTGCCAAGCAGTACAAAGATAACCAGACGGTTGAGATTAAATCGCGGATGCGGCGGCAGGGTCAGCAGGTGTACGCACTTCGCGATGTTGAAACGGCGGCAGCTGCGAAAGGACCGACCGGGCAGCAAACCGAGAAAAAGGTGGTGCATAAAGTCGGCGGGATCACCGTTCTGAACGGGGTGAAGGATATTAAAACCGCGTCCCCGCCGGAGATTGCCGGGAACTACCAGGAGCATAACAGCCAGGTGCTGCGCATGGTGGCCGGATTGTTCGGGATCCCGTACGAGATGCTGACCGGCGATTTAACCCAGGTGAACTATTCGTCCATTCGTGCCGGGATGATCAACCACCGGCGCTTTGTTAGTCAGTTCCGCAGCATCGACCTGGAGCCGAACTTTAACCGCATCATTGGTTGGTTCTGTGATGCATACCATTTAACCAGTAACCCTGTATTGCCGGGTTATTTCGAAAATCCTTACACCTATATCACGCCTATCTGGGTTTGGCCGGAGTGGGAAGAAATTGACCCACTCAAAGCGGCGAAGGCGCTGGTTCTGGAGCTGCAACAAGACATTACCTCGCTCGAGAAAATTTCCAACCAGCGTGGCAGTACGTTGGATCAGCACCTGGATAGCGTGAAGCGAAGTAAGGATGCCTTAGACGAACGGGGATTAATCAATGAGACACCTGCTGCAGTTGATGACGAACAAACCGATGCTGATGACGATTGA
- a CDS encoding terminase gpA endonuclease subunit has translation MAMNFNLLSKTLSSAMRNTMVPPRKTEIIAWTTKHENPLAQIYSPKPFQKAWLKAIDDPYIEKIVLCKSARVGYAIFMNTAMAWLITNDPGNIMIVQNTEGDAEKFAVREAGKVFAHCLPVMERMQGKNTTKEKSFYGGELCIVWATSASSFRMLTIKYLFMDEVSGWLDNVEKEGDPVELAVTRTETESKRKIVLGSTPKEAGTCKISREFRLTDQRYFYVPCPHCGHKHRLKLANFRYDPEELSTAHFVCEGCGEGIYEHHKRNIVQAGEWRATREFTCCNTHQEPSQWDESGTALCCKCGKPGDTNERGKVEAGFHIWSAYNDNLNTSLPSLANEYEKAKQEPQKMQTFMNTKVGVEYSDTSSSHKLKNFELIYTRREHYAPLDYLPEETLCLLGSVDTQTYRFEYHFWAIGPKGEIWAVDYGCVQGDPEDDLTQKSLIDVLSRPFLLKDGRQISCYAVVMDCNGHAWKAMLEFCAQYEGWIYAIRGEANVQTKFKPELTLTYKVHQEARCGYRSLNVHQLKNRAAERLNLAKPGKNYIHFPVNDTFDLNYFQMLTAEELVGSGKNVTWKKKKGQRRNEPWDLLVYVLWLYDFLRVVIKEVSNTSPLGLIDSRANDSNQYDEPDYFDGYEVSDYEDY, from the coding sequence ATGGCGATGAACTTCAATCTGTTATCCAAAACGTTATCGAGCGCCATGCGAAACACTATGGTGCCGCCGCGGAAGACGGAGATAATCGCCTGGACGACTAAACACGAAAATCCTCTCGCACAGATCTATTCACCAAAACCGTTTCAGAAGGCCTGGCTAAAGGCCATTGATGATCCTTACATCGAAAAGATCGTTCTTTGTAAAAGTGCCCGTGTCGGGTACGCCATTTTCATGAATACGGCGATGGCCTGGTTAATCACCAATGACCCGGGCAACATCATGATCGTCCAGAACACGGAAGGGGACGCTGAAAAGTTCGCGGTTCGGGAAGCCGGAAAGGTGTTTGCTCACTGCTTGCCCGTGATGGAACGCATGCAGGGAAAGAACACCACCAAAGAGAAAAGTTTCTATGGTGGCGAGCTTTGTATTGTGTGGGCGACGTCTGCCAGCTCGTTCCGAATGCTCACCATCAAGTACCTGTTTATGGATGAGGTTTCCGGGTGGTTAGATAACGTCGAGAAAGAAGGGGATCCGGTTGAGTTGGCGGTGACGCGGACTGAAACGGAGTCCAAGCGTAAGATTGTGCTGGGCTCGACGCCGAAAGAAGCCGGGACTTGTAAGATTTCCCGTGAATTTCGACTGACGGATCAGCGTTACTTTTATGTCCCATGTCCTCACTGTGGTCATAAACACCGGCTGAAGCTGGCTAACTTCCGGTATGACCCGGAAGAATTGTCCACGGCCCACTTTGTTTGTGAGGGATGTGGCGAAGGGATCTATGAACATCACAAGCGGAACATCGTGCAGGCCGGGGAATGGCGGGCCACACGGGAATTCACTTGCTGCAATACACATCAGGAACCCAGCCAGTGGGACGAGTCCGGTACCGCGCTTTGCTGTAAGTGCGGCAAACCCGGCGATACCAATGAGCGGGGCAAGGTTGAAGCCGGATTTCACATTTGGTCGGCCTATAACGATAACCTGAATACCAGCCTGCCTTCACTGGCCAACGAATACGAAAAGGCCAAGCAAGAGCCGCAGAAAATGCAGACCTTCATGAATACGAAGGTCGGTGTTGAGTATTCCGATACCAGTAGCTCTCACAAGCTGAAGAATTTCGAGCTCATTTATACCCGGCGGGAGCATTACGCGCCGCTGGATTATTTGCCTGAGGAAACCTTGTGTTTGCTGGGTTCTGTCGATACGCAGACTTACCGATTTGAATATCATTTTTGGGCCATTGGCCCGAAGGGTGAAATCTGGGCTGTCGACTATGGCTGCGTTCAGGGGGATCCGGAAGATGACCTGACGCAGAAGTCGTTAATTGATGTGTTGAGCAGGCCATTTTTGCTTAAAGATGGCCGCCAGATTTCCTGTTACGCCGTCGTGATGGACTGCAACGGCCACGCGTGGAAGGCGATGCTGGAGTTTTGCGCCCAGTATGAGGGTTGGATTTATGCGATTCGCGGTGAAGCGAATGTGCAAACCAAGTTTAAACCCGAACTCACGCTCACTTATAAAGTTCACCAGGAAGCCCGGTGCGGATACCGGAGCCTCAATGTTCACCAGTTAAAGAACCGGGCCGCCGAGCGACTGAATCTGGCAAAGCCGGGTAAGAATTACATTCATTTTCCGGTGAACGATACCTTCGATCTGAATTACTTCCAGATGCTGACGGCAGAAGAGCTGGTCGGCAGCGGGAAGAATGTGACCTGGAAAAAGAAAAAGGGCCAGCGCCGCAATGAGCCATGGGATTTACTGGTGTATGTCCTGTGGCTTTATGACTTTTTGCGCGTGGTGATCAAAGAGGTATCGAACACTTCTCCGCTTGGGCTGATCGACAGTCGGGCCAATGACTCGAACCAGTATGACGAACCGGATTATTTCGATGGTTACGAGGTGTCAGATTATGAGGATTATTAA
- a CDS encoding terminase small subunit, with protein MSIKAVAEILGVTERTIRNQRSNGYALVRTADGEIDVAESVKSYVKHQSEIIRQLNAASGRKPSGNSGNTGNTEGDFQGKDWKEEKDKQAAIKMQLHNAQATGELVPAAAMIELYIEPLMHVKNKLLDLPNELQKHLPLEPGQLKVIDEVVRNALYKLDEKDGDELQSVIQNVIERHAKHYGAAAEDGDNRLDD; from the coding sequence ATGAGTATTAAAGCTGTCGCAGAAATCTTAGGTGTCACTGAACGTACCATTCGGAACCAGCGATCCAACGGCTATGCCTTGGTACGCACGGCTGACGGTGAGATTGACGTTGCTGAATCAGTAAAATCATACGTGAAGCATCAATCGGAAATCATCCGTCAGCTTAATGCTGCGAGTGGTCGAAAACCGAGTGGAAACAGCGGAAACACCGGAAACACGGAAGGTGATTTTCAGGGGAAAGATTGGAAAGAAGAGAAGGATAAACAGGCCGCGATCAAGATGCAGCTTCATAACGCTCAGGCTACGGGAGAGCTGGTCCCGGCAGCTGCCATGATTGAGCTCTATATTGAGCCGCTGATGCATGTGAAAAACAAGCTTTTAGACCTGCCAAACGAGCTTCAAAAGCACTTGCCGCTAGAGCCTGGACAATTAAAGGTCATCGATGAAGTAGTGAGAAATGCTCTCTATAAATTAGACGAGAAGGATGGCGATGAACTTCAATCTGTTATCCAAAACGTTATCGAGCGCCATGCGAAACACTATGGTGCCGCCGCGGAAGACGGAGATAATCGCCTGGACGACTAA
- a CDS encoding tyrosine-type recombinase/integrase codes for MSTKRIRISDRAIEKHLSNGDITRLRDERYALELRFHTSRESGSWYLVDKRRNNGRNGRAKWERLGCWPQLKASALFELLPLKLAQMATQSDSTVSDWQTFGDCLRWYLDHVSSSKQLSASRQSAVKSVITRHLLPALNELSLDDARKHHIKQRVIWPLQEEYELRTVKGYFAILKAAFRQAAREELLSHNPMAAMQFGDFIQAKAKPKEGKLHPAMVKPLFARLQQMTWSERMLVLMQLAHGTRISETRLARWCHIDWENCVWRIPASHTKTKETLYLPLTDQVMALLRAYQAVQPTGRLLLFPSANPKVPIGKDAANDIYQKVSQGEWTSHDCRKLARTRLADLGVDKFVGERLLNHKLSDLDQAYIHTTTESLKREALQTYHAWLDLQGFFIFHGKTEGRSEKQNFHAKPDTARAGSEFADLN; via the coding sequence ATGAGTACTAAGCGAATTCGGATTTCAGACCGTGCGATTGAGAAGCATCTGTCGAACGGCGATATAACCCGGTTGCGGGATGAGCGTTATGCCCTGGAGTTGAGGTTTCATACCAGCCGCGAAAGTGGGTCTTGGTATCTGGTTGATAAGCGTCGGAACAACGGTCGCAATGGCCGGGCAAAGTGGGAGCGATTAGGTTGTTGGCCGCAACTGAAAGCGAGCGCTTTGTTCGAGTTGTTGCCGTTGAAGCTGGCGCAAATGGCCACTCAATCAGATTCGACCGTGAGTGATTGGCAGACGTTTGGTGATTGCCTGCGTTGGTATCTGGATCATGTGAGTTCGTCAAAGCAGCTAAGCGCGAGCCGCCAGAGCGCGGTGAAGTCGGTGATTACCCGGCATCTGCTGCCGGCACTGAATGAGCTGTCGCTGGATGATGCGCGAAAGCATCACATTAAACAGCGGGTGATCTGGCCGTTGCAGGAGGAGTACGAGCTTCGTACCGTGAAGGGCTATTTCGCGATTCTGAAAGCTGCGTTCCGGCAGGCGGCCCGTGAAGAGCTGTTGTCACATAATCCGATGGCTGCGATGCAGTTTGGTGATTTCATCCAGGCGAAAGCGAAACCCAAAGAGGGCAAGTTACACCCGGCGATGGTAAAGCCGCTGTTTGCGCGTTTGCAGCAAATGACCTGGTCTGAACGGATGTTGGTGCTGATGCAATTGGCACACGGGACGCGGATATCTGAAACCCGGTTGGCACGATGGTGCCATATCGACTGGGAGAACTGCGTCTGGCGTATTCCGGCCAGCCATACCAAAACCAAAGAGACGCTGTATTTACCGCTGACGGATCAGGTGATGGCATTGCTCAGGGCGTATCAGGCTGTGCAGCCAACAGGCCGTTTATTGTTGTTCCCGTCTGCTAATCCAAAGGTGCCAATCGGCAAGGATGCTGCGAACGATATTTATCAGAAAGTGAGCCAGGGTGAATGGACCAGTCATGATTGCCGAAAGCTGGCACGAACGCGGCTGGCTGACCTGGGCGTTGATAAGTTCGTGGGGGAGCGATTGCTGAATCACAAACTGTCGGACCTTGATCAGGCTTACATCCACACGACAACCGAATCATTGAAACGAGAAGCGCTGCAAACCTATCACGCGTGGTTAGATTTGCAGGGCTTTTTTATTTTTCATGGGAAGACAGAGGGAAGATCGGAAAAACAAAACTTTCACGCAAAGCCAGATACAGCAAGGGCTGGCAGTGAGTTTGCCGATTTAAACTAG